One Methanocaldococcus sp. genomic window carries:
- a CDS encoding HDIG domain-containing metalloprotein produces the protein MERLIKLAEQIKDENLRKKVIEFLKNPKATHPEIVDTGISVEESPASINWHHRYEGGLIEHTVSVTKMALKIADVLEEVYGVNVNRDYIIAGALLHDIMKPYNYIKNEDGTYDHYDMFNLDHLTLAVAELYKRDFPLEVIKIVASHHGEHSPTRPSSIEAYIVHYADEVDSKINDVAVRVCQARSRDLGISENEIYRAINPLKVYEVRSKEGKLKCIEYLKNILKSLEIIIESENDKEENIKKID, from the coding sequence ATGGAAAGATTAATTAAACTTGCTGAACAGATAAAAGATGAAAATTTGAGAAAAAAAGTTATAGAGTTTTTAAAAAATCCTAAGGCAACGCATCCAGAGATTGTAGATACAGGAATTAGTGTTGAAGAATCACCAGCGAGTATAAATTGGCACCATAGATATGAAGGTGGATTAATTGAGCATACAGTTTCAGTAACAAAGATGGCTTTAAAAATAGCAGATGTTTTAGAGGAAGTTTATGGAGTTAATGTCAATAGAGATTATATAATCGCTGGGGCTTTATTACATGATATAATGAAGCCATACAACTATATTAAAAATGAAGATGGGACTTATGACCACTACGATATGTTTAATTTAGACCATTTAACATTAGCAGTTGCTGAACTTTATAAAAGAGATTTTCCATTGGAAGTTATAAAGATAGTTGCTTCACATCACGGAGAGCATTCTCCAACGAGACCAAGTTCCATAGAGGCATATATAGTCCATTATGCTGATGAAGTTGATTCAAAAATCAACGATGTTGCTGTAAGAGTATGCCAAGCAAGAAGTAGAGATTTAGGAATTTCTGAGAATGAAATATATAGAGCAATTAATCCATTGAAAGTTTATGAAGTTAGAAGTAAAGAAGGAAAATTAAAATGTATTGAATATTTAAAGAATATTCTAAAATCATTAGAAATTATTATTGAAAGTGAGAACGATAAGGAAGAAAATATAAAGAAAATAGATTAA
- a CDS encoding cysteine-rich small domain-containing protein: protein MIELAKNHLRKVLETCGANRNCKYYPCHFDEQVCLWCFCPFYPCEDYELGEYIERKDGSKIWSCSKCFWIHRIDVTVEILKEILNLTKDKEIDKGLELLNDHKLMLKIKDKVKEKYPANR, encoded by the coding sequence ATGATAGAATTAGCTAAAAATCATTTAAGAAAGGTTTTAGAAACCTGTGGAGCCAATAGAAATTGTAAATACTATCCATGCCATTTTGATGAGCAAGTTTGTTTATGGTGTTTCTGTCCATTTTATCCTTGTGAAGATTATGAACTTGGAGAATACATTGAAAGAAAAGATGGATCTAAAATTTGGAGTTGTAGTAAATGTTTTTGGATTCATAGAATAGATGTAACTGTTGAAATATTAAAAGAAATCCTCAATCTAACAAAAGATAAAGAGATAGATAAAGGTTTAGAATTATTAAATGATCATAAACTAATGTTAAAGATAAAAGATAAAGTTAAAGAAAAATATCCTGCAAATAGGTGA